A DNA window from Moorella thermoacetica contains the following coding sequences:
- a CDS encoding VanW family protein, protein MMETALIRLPDDGQREMENLLRSFYWLVVLVAFFFAWPVLEPALAADPVVAYEDPDTQRAMIAVRDFSTVLGGEVDWEAATSTVSIRVYGRPALYLDVKAGTLAGVPLQPRPQIKDGVTYAPLRQVAEALGARVDWRKDGIHVYTPAGEQVSIKYIHLLGRYTITFPEKEAGSPSLHNARLAGQYLNGLVVPPGGVVSFNNVVGPRTGARGFVPGIIFMGDQKVPEIGGGICRTATLLHNAVLSAGLEVVERHRHGLPVTYVPPGYDATVYYGVLDYRFRNNRPVPIKLEFTSQGSSITMAIWELG, encoded by the coding sequence ATGATGGAAACTGCTCTGATCAGATTACCGGACGATGGCCAAAGGGAGATGGAGAATTTGCTGCGTTCTTTTTACTGGTTGGTGGTTTTGGTCGCTTTCTTTTTTGCCTGGCCGGTACTGGAACCGGCTCTGGCCGCAGACCCGGTAGTAGCCTACGAAGACCCTGATACCCAGCGAGCTATGATTGCCGTCAGGGATTTTAGTACCGTTCTTGGCGGGGAGGTTGATTGGGAGGCAGCTACAAGTACGGTGAGTATCAGGGTTTACGGCCGGCCGGCCCTTTACTTGGACGTGAAAGCCGGCACCCTGGCGGGCGTTCCCCTGCAGCCCCGGCCGCAGATCAAGGACGGGGTGACCTATGCCCCCCTGCGGCAGGTGGCGGAAGCCCTGGGGGCCAGGGTGGACTGGCGGAAAGACGGCATCCATGTTTATACCCCCGCAGGCGAGCAGGTGAGCATTAAGTATATTCATCTTTTGGGACGGTATACCATTACCTTCCCTGAGAAGGAGGCCGGCAGTCCCAGCCTCCACAATGCCCGCCTGGCTGGACAGTACTTAAATGGCCTCGTAGTGCCGCCGGGAGGGGTAGTATCCTTTAATAACGTCGTCGGCCCCCGTACTGGTGCCAGGGGTTTTGTACCCGGCATTATCTTCATGGGGGATCAAAAGGTGCCTGAGATTGGCGGGGGTATCTGTCGCACGGCTACCCTGCTACACAATGCTGTTTTGTCAGCCGGCCTGGAAGTGGTGGAGAGGCACCGCCATGGCCTGCCGGTGACCTATGTCCCTCCCGGCTACGACGCTACCGTTTACTACGGCGTCCTGGATTACCGCTTCCGCAATAACCGGCCGGTTCCTATAAAACTGGAGTTCACCAGCCAGGGTTCCAGCATCACCATGGCTATCTGGGAGTTGGGCTAA
- a CDS encoding thiamine-phosphate synthase family protein, translating to MIGKVDDAFFRQAILPHTGAGDPEVVVGPRMGVDAAVLKIGEEYLAVAEDPIFPGPTTSPDDFGWITVHIGASDVAVMGIKPRFMTYSLLLPPGTPEDYIAGLVRSISTYARELGITIVGGHTGFYGAVTIPTIGGITVWGRGREVVTPAGARVGDAVIITKGAAIEAAALVACELGEKLLAAGISPDLVARAKKRLREMSVVAEAGIAVEVGGVHAMHDATEGGLARGLWEVAEASGVGLRIERARVPVPADIRAVCDYIGLNPYEVISEGTLVLTCAPEKADAMLAAFKEAGIEAAVIGRVVPAGAGRAWLEDDGREEQLLPPAVDRFWEVFFNALALKNDTRTPAEVALCRELGQAVRELEEANVAALIPEIGANLAYCLPEAKELRDIAAIPGRLLRFKGRVATLGEPEMGCSHHMGGTILVVREFFPQARCVINLRNNARVRQACADLGYKVVSMPVPPDYRQTDDDFYTDLRRTMAACRELPDVIEIPDRINLERLILVLGRNPGEIVSKVTSLATRVAELE from the coding sequence ATGATCGGCAAAGTAGATGACGCTTTCTTCCGGCAGGCTATCCTGCCCCATACGGGAGCAGGGGATCCTGAGGTGGTAGTCGGGCCGCGCATGGGAGTGGACGCGGCGGTACTTAAAATAGGGGAGGAGTACCTGGCCGTTGCAGAGGACCCCATTTTTCCTGGACCGACGACTTCCCCCGATGACTTCGGCTGGATCACCGTCCATATCGGCGCCAGCGACGTCGCCGTCATGGGTATCAAGCCCCGTTTTATGACCTATTCCCTCTTGCTGCCGCCGGGGACGCCGGAGGACTACATCGCCGGGCTGGTCCGCAGCATCAGCACCTATGCCCGGGAGCTGGGCATTACTATCGTCGGCGGTCATACCGGTTTCTACGGGGCCGTGACCATACCTACCATTGGCGGAATTACCGTCTGGGGCCGGGGTCGGGAAGTAGTCACCCCCGCTGGGGCCCGGGTCGGCGACGCCGTAATTATTACTAAAGGGGCGGCCATTGAAGCGGCAGCCCTGGTGGCCTGCGAGCTGGGTGAGAAGCTCCTGGCTGCCGGGATCTCCCCGGACCTGGTGGCAAGGGCTAAAAAGCGGTTGCGGGAGATGTCCGTGGTGGCTGAAGCCGGTATTGCCGTAGAAGTCGGCGGTGTACATGCCATGCACGATGCCACGGAAGGGGGCCTGGCGCGGGGCCTCTGGGAGGTGGCCGAAGCTTCCGGTGTGGGTTTAAGGATCGAACGCGCCCGGGTACCGGTACCTGCCGATATCCGAGCAGTTTGTGACTATATTGGCCTTAACCCTTACGAAGTAATCAGCGAGGGCACCCTGGTGCTCACCTGCGCGCCGGAAAAGGCTGACGCCATGCTGGCGGCCTTTAAAGAAGCCGGCATCGAAGCGGCGGTTATCGGCCGGGTAGTACCAGCGGGCGCAGGCCGCGCCTGGCTGGAGGATGACGGCCGGGAAGAGCAGCTCCTGCCGCCGGCGGTGGACCGCTTCTGGGAGGTCTTTTTTAACGCCCTGGCCCTAAAAAACGATACCCGTACTCCGGCGGAAGTGGCCCTGTGCCGGGAACTGGGACAGGCCGTCAGGGAGCTCGAGGAAGCTAACGTTGCCGCCCTCATCCCCGAGATCGGCGCCAACCTGGCCTATTGCTTGCCGGAGGCAAAAGAACTCCGGGACATCGCTGCTATACCCGGCCGCCTGCTGCGTTTTAAGGGGCGAGTGGCAACCCTGGGTGAGCCGGAGATGGGCTGTTCCCACCACATGGGCGGCACCATCCTGGTGGTGCGGGAGTTCTTCCCGCAGGCACGCTGCGTCATCAACCTCCGCAACAACGCCCGGGTGCGTCAGGCCTGCGCCGATCTGGGTTATAAGGTTGTCAGCATGCCCGTGCCCCCGGACTACCGCCAGACGGACGATGATTTCTATACCGACCTGCGCCGGACCATGGCGGCCTGCCGGGAACTTCCTGACGTAATTGAAATACCCGATCGCATCAACCTGGAGCGCCTCATCCTGGTCCTGGGCCGGAACCCCGGTGAAATCGTCAGCAAGGTAACCTCCCTGGCCACCAGGGTGGCGGAATTGGAGTAG
- a CDS encoding DeoR/GlpR family DNA-binding transcription regulator, with product MELVTNNDRNNDIAPQERRQLLFEYIYKNGSAKISELANRFNVSEMTIRRDIEVLEKKNLIMRTHGGVLYREGTIYDLGLAGNKVHLNEKIAIAKAARPLIEPGDLIAFDASTTGAELARLLNGIEDLTIVTNSLTVANIVAPYSNITLILVGGNLRSKALSTVGPLAADIVDHFNFTKMFFSCNAVDPVEGLTDTNVAEAEMKKIMLQRAGQRILLADSSKIGKRALVRFWPMEEIDIFVTDAGTPDEAVQVFQDLGVRVIRAEA from the coding sequence GTGGAACTTGTCACGAATAATGATCGTAACAATGACATAGCCCCACAGGAAAGAAGGCAATTGTTGTTTGAATACATCTATAAAAATGGATCAGCTAAAATTAGTGAACTAGCCAATCGTTTTAATGTATCAGAAATGACTATCAGACGTGATATTGAAGTCTTGGAAAAAAAGAATTTAATAATGCGTACCCATGGTGGCGTATTATATCGTGAAGGTACGATATATGACCTTGGTTTAGCGGGTAATAAAGTCCACCTAAATGAAAAGATAGCAATCGCCAAAGCTGCCCGTCCTCTTATCGAACCCGGTGATTTAATAGCCTTTGATGCCAGCACTACTGGTGCCGAACTAGCTAGATTATTAAATGGCATCGAAGATTTAACAATAGTTACTAACAGTCTTACGGTTGCTAACATCGTTGCGCCTTATAGTAATATAACTTTAATCCTGGTAGGTGGCAATTTACGCTCTAAGGCTTTATCAACGGTTGGTCCTCTGGCGGCAGATATAGTTGATCATTTTAACTTCACCAAAATGTTCTTTTCCTGTAATGCTGTGGATCCCGTAGAAGGACTTACCGATACAAATGTAGCTGAAGCCGAGATGAAAAAAATTATGCTCCAGCGAGCTGGGCAGCGTATTCTCCTGGCAGATTCTTCTAAAATTGGCAAAAGGGCTTTAGTTCGCTTTTGGCCTATGGAGGAGATTGATATCTTTGTTACTGATGCCGGGACGCCGGATGAAGCCGTCCAGGTATTTCAGGATTTAGGAGTAAGAGTCATCAGGGCCGAAGCCTGA
- a CDS encoding sugar ABC transporter substrate-binding protein, with protein MSIYEKGMNRREFIVKSLMASGLVAGSSLLLSGCSSGSTGTTAKEGKRLKAAFSNAGLQATWCAQGKDTVERWGKWLGVDITWYDGALSVDKQRAAVEDMATKDWDFVAIQPLGIGTLNEPVKKMLERGIPVIDMDTMIAQPGELPITCFIAPDNVWGAEQVTEALMQAIGGKGNVVMTQGSLGHTGAQGRAQGFHNVIKRYPDVKVIDETPADFDVNKVAQIWENLLNRYDKIDAAYFHNDDMALAAYQVIKNAGREKEIKIGGNDGMQPAVEAIQKGIMVATARNSAPRIHWGALMIGYYAATEKDANKKIPPFILADGPIITYNVDQSNKQPWLNKGYGQSLAPGLIWQEDHFMV; from the coding sequence ATGTCCATTTATGAAAAAGGTATGAATCGGAGGGAGTTTATTGTCAAAAGTCTGATGGCGAGTGGGTTGGTAGCAGGTAGCTCTCTGTTGCTGAGCGGGTGCTCATCGGGCTCAACGGGTACTACTGCAAAAGAAGGCAAACGCTTGAAGGCGGCATTCTCCAATGCTGGACTCCAAGCCACCTGGTGCGCCCAGGGCAAGGATACTGTGGAACGTTGGGGTAAATGGTTGGGAGTAGATATTACCTGGTATGACGGCGCTCTTAGTGTAGACAAGCAGCGTGCGGCCGTAGAAGATATGGCAACTAAAGACTGGGATTTTGTCGCTATCCAACCATTGGGTATCGGTACTTTAAATGAGCCGGTCAAAAAGATGCTGGAACGCGGCATCCCCGTAATCGATATGGATACCATGATCGCTCAACCGGGTGAATTGCCTATCACCTGCTTTATCGCTCCGGATAATGTGTGGGGAGCTGAACAGGTAACCGAAGCCCTGATGCAGGCTATTGGTGGGAAAGGTAATGTGGTAATGACTCAAGGGTCTTTAGGGCATACAGGAGCACAAGGCCGCGCCCAAGGCTTCCATAATGTCATAAAACGTTATCCTGATGTTAAAGTGATAGATGAAACGCCAGCCGACTTCGACGTCAATAAAGTTGCCCAGATTTGGGAAAATTTGCTTAATCGTTACGATAAAATTGATGCCGCGTATTTTCATAACGACGATATGGCCCTGGCAGCCTACCAGGTTATTAAAAATGCCGGCAGGGAAAAAGAAATTAAAATTGGTGGTAATGATGGTATGCAACCGGCAGTAGAAGCCATCCAAAAGGGTATTATGGTTGCTACGGCCCGCAATTCGGCACCACGTATTCACTGGGGTGCATTGATGATTGGGTATTATGCTGCTACTGAAAAAGATGCGAATAAAAAAATTCCACCCTTTATTCTGGCTGATGGTCCAATTATCACCTACAATGTAGACCAGAGTAACAAGCAACCTTGGCTCAACAAGGGCTACGGCCAGTCTCTCGCTCCTGGCCTGATCTGGCAAGAAGATCACTTTATGGTCTAA
- a CDS encoding sugar ABC transporter ATP-binding protein has protein sequence MEKVLELKNIVKRYGQVPVLKGVDFDLYAGEVHAIVGQNGAGKSTLMKILAGVITDYEGTEVLKGKPVRFRSAGEAQVHGIGMVHQELSVILKLSVAENLFIGTPGSKKTFVNWWEMENKARQLLKDFGLERINVKRPLGSYLLGIQQMIEIIRTIHSSAKIIIMDEPTSALSPPEVKRLFELIGRLKQAGTSIIFISHFLDDVLDIADRITVLRDGRKITTLENKDINKAELIRLMLGSSEGISENTEIELSASEKEPVLEIKDLSCRRLFRDVAFSVGKGEVVGLFGYMGAGHMELPRVLFGLEVPEKGRVILQGKEVKIKSPGHARSLGLAYAPESRKKALCLTKPIYANITLPFLATIGRFVNNRTRELEISRQLIERTALRPPKPLLNVGNLSGGNQQKVSVSRWLPTHPIVFILSEPTRGMDVGAKEEIINLVRDLKAQGMGIIVASSEPETIFALADRILVFSKGKIVHEFKQGKVNKELLFQYA, from the coding sequence ATGGAAAAAGTTTTGGAATTAAAAAATATCGTTAAAAGATATGGCCAGGTGCCGGTTTTAAAAGGTGTAGATTTTGATCTTTATGCCGGAGAGGTACATGCCATTGTTGGTCAGAATGGGGCTGGAAAGAGTACTTTAATGAAAATTTTAGCTGGCGTTATCACTGATTATGAAGGAACTGAGGTTTTAAAAGGGAAACCTGTCAGGTTTCGTTCAGCTGGCGAAGCTCAGGTCCATGGCATTGGCATGGTACATCAGGAACTGAGCGTTATTCTAAAACTTTCTGTAGCTGAGAATTTATTTATTGGTACACCCGGTAGTAAAAAAACCTTTGTAAACTGGTGGGAAATGGAGAATAAAGCTCGACAATTACTAAAGGATTTTGGCCTGGAAAGGATTAATGTAAAACGTCCCCTGGGTAGTTACCTCTTGGGTATTCAACAAATGATTGAAATCATTCGTACTATCCATTCTAGCGCTAAAATCATCATAATGGATGAACCGACCTCGGCTCTATCACCACCCGAGGTAAAGCGGTTGTTTGAACTTATCGGCCGGTTGAAACAGGCCGGTACTAGCATTATCTTTATTTCCCATTTTCTTGATGACGTCTTGGACATCGCTGATCGGATTACCGTTCTCCGGGATGGACGTAAGATAACAACCTTGGAGAATAAGGATATTAATAAGGCGGAACTTATCAGATTAATGCTTGGTAGCAGTGAGGGTATAAGTGAAAACACGGAGATCGAGCTATCAGCTAGTGAAAAGGAACCTGTTTTGGAGATCAAGGATCTGAGTTGTAGGCGTTTATTTAGGGACGTAGCCTTTAGCGTTGGGAAAGGTGAAGTGGTAGGACTTTTTGGCTATATGGGTGCCGGCCATATGGAATTACCACGAGTGTTATTTGGTCTTGAAGTACCGGAAAAAGGACGGGTGATTCTACAAGGAAAAGAAGTCAAAATTAAATCTCCGGGTCATGCCAGAAGTTTGGGGTTAGCTTATGCTCCGGAAAGCAGAAAAAAGGCCCTGTGCCTTACAAAACCTATTTACGCTAATATAACTCTACCTTTCCTGGCAACTATCGGCAGGTTTGTTAATAATCGTACGCGGGAACTAGAGATCAGCCGCCAATTAATCGAACGCACTGCCCTTAGACCACCAAAACCCCTTTTAAATGTCGGTAATCTCAGTGGAGGTAATCAGCAGAAAGTCTCAGTCTCCCGTTGGTTACCTACTCATCCTATCGTTTTTATTCTCAGCGAACCTACCAGGGGCATGGATGTCGGAGCCAAAGAAGAGATAATTAATCTAGTCCGTGACCTTAAGGCCCAAGGTATGGGAATCATTGTTGCTTCCTCAGAACCAGAAACGATTTTTGCTCTGGCCGATCGCATATTGGTGTTCTCGAAAGGTAAAATTGTGCATGAGTTTAAGCAAGGTAAAGTCAATAAAGAGCTTTTATTTCAGTATGCTTAA
- a CDS encoding ABC transporter permease, with amino-acid sequence MSVVTKKEPANLGRVLKRSLHSMAPLWTLIILFIFFSLASDTFFRIINFRNILIQVSTMAIMSTGVTFVLLTGEIDLSVADVGGLAGVIAAYATATLALPQSLSIILALVITLLLGYFNGFGTARLGIPSFMITLAMMVIAGGLSLYFTRGRVIFKIPDLLKVLGTGSIGPIPIIVIIAVIVLAVAHFVLQYTRYGRYVYMTGANREAAELSGVNTRTVIASCLAISGFTAGLSGLMNLGRLGSAQPSVPSDMLINAIAAVVLGGTSLAGGEGGIPNTIIGLLILGILRNGLDQVSTDVYLKTFITGIILVVALFLNIVASRLRHTAEDE; translated from the coding sequence GTGTCAGTCGTAACTAAAAAGGAACCTGCAAATTTAGGACGGGTTTTAAAAAGAAGTCTACATTCTATGGCCCCCCTGTGGACCTTGATTATCCTATTTATCTTTTTCAGCTTGGCGTCAGATACGTTTTTTCGAATAATTAATTTCCGCAATATCTTGATTCAGGTTTCTACTATGGCCATCATGTCTACGGGGGTAACCTTTGTTTTGTTAACTGGTGAGATCGACCTCAGCGTCGCTGACGTAGGTGGCCTGGCCGGTGTCATCGCAGCTTATGCTACGGCAACCCTGGCGTTACCCCAATCACTGTCGATAATCCTGGCCCTGGTGATAACTTTACTTCTGGGTTATTTCAACGGTTTTGGTACTGCCAGATTGGGTATTCCTTCCTTTATGATCACCTTGGCTATGATGGTCATTGCAGGTGGTCTTTCACTCTATTTTACCAGGGGTCGCGTGATTTTTAAGATACCTGATCTATTGAAAGTCCTGGGAACTGGTAGTATTGGCCCGATACCTATCATTGTTATCATAGCTGTTATAGTCCTAGCTGTGGCCCATTTTGTTCTCCAGTATACCCGCTATGGCCGCTATGTCTATATGACGGGTGCTAATCGCGAGGCAGCTGAGCTTTCGGGAGTTAATACTCGTACCGTAATAGCCTCATGCCTGGCTATTTCCGGTTTTACAGCAGGACTTTCGGGGTTAATGAACTTAGGCCGCCTTGGAAGCGCTCAACCATCAGTGCCTAGTGATATGTTAATTAATGCCATTGCTGCTGTCGTTCTTGGCGGGACCTCTTTGGCTGGTGGTGAAGGTGGCATTCCAAATACCATTATTGGCCTCTTGATTTTAGGTATATTACGTAATGGCCTCGACCAAGTGAGTACCGATGTATATCTAAAAACCTTTATAACCGGCATTATTCTGGTAGTAGCGTTGTTTTTAAATATCGTTGCAAGCCGCCTCCGCCATACTGCTGAAGACGAATAA
- the mtnK gene encoding S-methyl-5-thioribose kinase, translating into MDNFTEHIKVPEPDLSRYQPLNLETVITYVKQRPELQELFSPDEELVSSEVGDGNLNLVFRIQAKNDPARSIIIKQALPYVRLVGDSWPLSPDRAIIEGKALAIFSAICPDLTPKLYYTDYDMYLNIMEDLAPRIILHKGLIKRQHYPNFTKHIGRYLARTLGETCDLYLDPQLKKWNAAQFTNPQLCKITEDLVFTNPYIKDGNGNHFNPLIAKEVEVIQNDEELHAEMAELKDAFMSHGQALIHGDLHTGSIMVDAATTKVMDPEFAFYGPAGFDIGAVIGNLFLNYASHEGHTLDPGERREYQQYLLDLAKGVWENFVAEFQFVWEKQDPVQRPDAYRERYMLKLIQDTAGFGGAKMMRRIIGLAHVEDLESIADPEKRAVAERLGLAIGRRLVKERSHFSSISDIINVVLTSRPEVF; encoded by the coding sequence ATGGATAATTTTACTGAGCACATTAAAGTACCGGAGCCGGATTTAAGCCGCTACCAGCCTCTCAACCTTGAAACGGTCATTACTTACGTAAAGCAACGGCCGGAACTGCAAGAGTTATTCTCCCCGGACGAGGAATTGGTCAGCAGTGAAGTTGGTGACGGTAACCTGAATTTGGTCTTCCGTATTCAAGCCAAAAATGACCCTGCCCGTTCAATTATCATTAAACAAGCTTTACCATATGTCCGTCTGGTAGGGGATAGTTGGCCCTTGAGCCCCGATCGGGCTATTATCGAAGGCAAAGCTCTGGCCATATTCTCTGCCATCTGTCCGGACCTTACTCCGAAACTTTATTATACCGATTATGATATGTATTTGAATATCATGGAGGACCTGGCGCCACGGATTATTTTGCACAAAGGTCTCATTAAGAGGCAACACTACCCCAACTTTACGAAGCATATTGGTCGCTACCTAGCCCGGACCTTAGGAGAAACCTGTGATTTATACCTTGACCCCCAATTGAAGAAATGGAATGCCGCCCAGTTTACCAACCCTCAGCTGTGCAAGATTACCGAGGACCTCGTTTTTACCAACCCATATATTAAAGACGGAAATGGCAATCATTTCAATCCCTTGATCGCCAAAGAGGTAGAGGTTATCCAAAACGACGAAGAGCTACATGCGGAAATGGCTGAGCTGAAGGATGCCTTCATGAGTCATGGCCAAGCACTCATACATGGTGATCTCCATACCGGCAGTATTATGGTTGATGCTGCTACTACTAAAGTTATGGACCCCGAGTTTGCCTTCTATGGACCGGCAGGATTTGATATTGGAGCTGTAATCGGCAACCTTTTCTTGAATTATGCTTCCCATGAGGGCCATACACTAGATCCTGGCGAGCGACGGGAATACCAGCAATATCTCCTGGATTTAGCTAAAGGCGTGTGGGAGAACTTCGTGGCCGAGTTTCAATTTGTCTGGGAAAAACAGGACCCTGTCCAAAGGCCGGATGCCTACAGGGAACGCTATATGTTAAAACTTATTCAGGATACGGCTGGCTTTGGCGGTGCTAAGATGATGCGTAGAATTATCGGCCTGGCCCATGTAGAGGACCTGGAAAGTATTGCTGATCCTGAGAAGAGAGCCGTTGCCGAAAGGTTGGGCCTGGCCATTGGCCGGCGTTTGGTGAAAGAGCGGTCGCATTTTAGCAGTATCAGTGATATTATTAATGTGGTCCTGACTTCACGGCCGGAGGTGTTCTAA
- the mtnA gene encoding S-methyl-5-thioribose-1-phosphate isomerase, with protein sequence MYEPIAPISWRDGQVEMIDQTLLPGELVIIRPRTVEEMWDAIKKLKVRGAPAIGIAAALGLYLAVKDSGARDKAGFEAELQKAAAYLASSRPTAVNLFWALKRVQQAVAAAATDDVAALKELVLKEALAIRDEDEAMCRAIGEHGASLLADAEAVLTHCNAGTLATARYGTALAPIYTLAARGKVLKVFADETRPLLQGARLTTWELHQAGIPVTLITDNMAATVMARGWVQAVIVGADRITANGDVANKIGTYGVAILAREHGIPFYVAAPASTFDLSLSGGEQIPIEERDPAEVSHFGLRPTAPEGIGIFNPAFDVTPYRYVTAIITEKGVIRPPYKQNIAKVLAGESR encoded by the coding sequence ATGTACGAGCCCATTGCCCCTATCAGCTGGCGTGATGGCCAGGTGGAGATGATCGACCAGACACTCTTACCCGGGGAGCTGGTTATCATCCGGCCCCGGACGGTAGAAGAGATGTGGGACGCCATCAAGAAGCTCAAGGTCCGGGGGGCGCCGGCCATCGGCATTGCGGCAGCCCTGGGCCTGTACCTGGCTGTGAAGGACTCGGGAGCCAGGGACAAGGCCGGTTTCGAGGCCGAATTGCAAAAGGCCGCCGCTTACCTGGCTTCCTCCCGGCCTACGGCGGTAAACCTCTTCTGGGCCTTGAAGCGGGTGCAGCAGGCGGTAGCCGCCGCGGCCACGGACGACGTTGCCGCCTTAAAGGAACTGGTCCTGAAGGAAGCCCTGGCTATCCGGGATGAGGACGAGGCCATGTGCCGGGCTATCGGTGAGCACGGCGCCTCCCTTCTGGCCGACGCCGAAGCCGTCCTTACCCACTGCAACGCCGGCACCCTGGCCACCGCCCGTTACGGCACGGCCCTGGCTCCCATCTATACCCTGGCCGCCCGGGGCAAGGTGTTGAAGGTCTTTGCCGACGAGACCAGGCCCCTCCTCCAGGGAGCCCGCCTGACTACCTGGGAATTGCACCAGGCCGGCATCCCGGTAACCCTGATCACTGACAATATGGCCGCTACCGTGATGGCCCGGGGCTGGGTCCAGGCAGTCATCGTCGGTGCCGACCGCATCACCGCCAACGGGGACGTGGCTAATAAAATCGGTACCTACGGCGTGGCTATTTTGGCCCGGGAGCACGGCATTCCTTTCTATGTAGCCGCACCGGCCAGCACCTTTGACTTAAGCCTCTCAGGCGGGGAGCAGATACCTATCGAAGAAAGGGACCCGGCTGAGGTCAGCCATTTCGGCTTGCGGCCCACGGCCCCCGAGGGTATCGGCATTTTCAACCCGGCCTTCGATGTGACCCCCTACCGCTATGTCACAGCCATTATTACAGAAAAAGGAGTCATCCGGCCGCCATACAAACAAAATATCGCCAAAGTATTAGCCGGCGAAAGCAGGTGA
- a CDS encoding class II aldolase/adducin family protein gives MLQTLKEQIVEVGRRLYRRGLVNGNEGNISIRLPGDRILTTPTGVSKGFLQADDLVIVDLDGNILEGKQKPSSEVKMHLAAYRARPDIQAAVHAHPRFATTFAVARKNLPITAMPEMVVLVGEVALVPYGTPSTTELVDQFAPYWQGHDAFLLSNHGVLTLGRDIWEALYRMESLEHYASIILASQSLGGPHYLEPENLEKLYRLKQ, from the coding sequence TTGCTGCAAACTTTAAAGGAGCAAATCGTTGAAGTGGGTCGGCGCCTCTACCGGAGGGGGCTGGTTAACGGCAACGAAGGCAATATTAGCATTCGCTTGCCCGGGGACAGGATCCTGACCACTCCTACAGGGGTGAGCAAGGGTTTCCTGCAGGCAGACGACCTGGTAATCGTGGACCTCGACGGCAATATTCTTGAGGGGAAACAGAAGCCTTCGTCGGAAGTAAAGATGCACCTGGCGGCCTACCGGGCGCGGCCGGATATCCAGGCCGCCGTCCACGCCCATCCCCGTTTCGCCACCACCTTTGCCGTAGCCCGCAAGAATCTCCCCATTACAGCCATGCCGGAAATGGTGGTCCTGGTGGGGGAGGTAGCCTTGGTACCCTATGGGACGCCCTCGACCACTGAACTGGTGGACCAGTTCGCCCCTTACTGGCAGGGCCACGACGCCTTTTTGCTCAGCAACCACGGTGTCCTCACCCTGGGCCGGGACATCTGGGAAGCCCTCTACCGCATGGAGTCCCTGGAGCACTACGCCAGCATTATCCTGGCCAGCCAGTCCCTGGGCGGTCCTCATTACCTGGAGCCCGAGAACCTGGAGAAACTTTACCGCTTGAAGCAGTGA
- the mtnP gene encoding S-methyl-5'-thioadenosine phosphorylase: protein MRIAIIGGSGVYDPGILTNIHEERVETPYGAAVLKVGTYHGEEIGFMPRHGDKHTVPPHKVNYRANIWALKMLKVERVLATAAVGSTNPEFRPGDFVIVNDFLDFTKTRTYTFFEGGETGVVHTDFTTPYCPELGQVLVETAARLGIKAHAGGVYACTEGPRFETPAEIRMIRQLGGDLVGMTNVPEVVLAHEVGLCYGLIAMVTNMAAGISSTPLSHEEVLEIMDQNGKNLRDLIMQAIPGIPRQRNCRCSLAAGKIEV, encoded by the coding sequence GTGCGGATAGCCATTATCGGCGGTTCCGGGGTTTACGACCCCGGTATTCTCACCAACATCCACGAAGAGAGGGTGGAAACGCCCTATGGTGCCGCCGTCCTCAAGGTTGGCACCTACCATGGGGAAGAGATAGGGTTCATGCCCCGTCACGGGGATAAGCACACCGTGCCACCCCACAAGGTTAACTACCGGGCCAATATCTGGGCCTTGAAGATGCTAAAAGTAGAACGGGTCCTGGCCACGGCCGCGGTGGGTTCCACCAATCCGGAATTCCGGCCGGGGGATTTTGTTATTGTCAATGACTTCCTGGACTTTACCAAAACACGTACTTACACCTTTTTCGAAGGGGGCGAGACGGGGGTAGTCCATACCGATTTCACGACCCCCTATTGCCCTGAGCTTGGCCAGGTCCTGGTGGAGACAGCCGCCCGTCTGGGCATCAAGGCCCACGCCGGCGGCGTTTACGCCTGCACCGAAGGGCCGCGTTTTGAAACCCCGGCCGAGATCCGAATGATCCGGCAGCTGGGCGGCGATCTGGTGGGCATGACCAATGTTCCCGAGGTAGTGCTGGCCCATGAGGTAGGGCTCTGCTACGGCCTCATCGCCATGGTCACCAACATGGCAGCCGGCATTTCCTCCACTCCTTTAAGCCACGAAGAAGTCCTGGAGATCATGGACCAGAACGGCAAAAACTTGCGCGACCTCATTATGCAGGCTATACCCGGTATTCCCCGGCAGCGAAACTGCCGCTGCAGCCTCGCCGCCGGTAAGATTGAGGTATAA